One Sediminicola sp. YIK13 DNA segment encodes these proteins:
- the ftsH gene encoding ATP-dependent zinc metalloprotease FtsH yields MKQSHHNKQDSGTSEQQEPKRPSGGYGISWFYMMFFIFLLLFTLFSHPVTGSREITWSFLQDSLLVSKEVQKIIVINKEVAEIYIKKERLSDTKYNEVREKLFQEEQAPQFKMNIGSVETFEDKLERAQQELPPTERVYVQYQTRTSWTSILTWLLPFGIIILFWLYLLRGIGRSSNTGSTIFNFGKSAPKISEKSTKTLVTFKDIAGLKEAKAEVMEVVDFLKNPEKYTKLGAKIPKGVMLVGPPGTGKTLMAKAVAGEADVPFFSMSGSEFVEMFVGVGASRVRDLFKKAKEKAPSIIFIDEIDAVGRSRGKINAFQANDERESTLNQLLTELDGFGPNTGVIVLAATNRPDVLDKALLRPGRFDRHIYLELPTKEERKEIFGVHLRPLKLSKKVDVAILAKLSPGFSGADIANICNEAALIAARKKRNEVKQEDFMEARDRVIGGMERKSKIISPKEKEIVAHHEAGHAVASWYLKNVDALVKVSIIPRGKSLGAAWYLPEERQIVTKSQFMDQICASLGGRAAEEVIYNEISSGALDDLEKVTKQAYTMVAYYGLDEEIGPISYYDSTGQNERVFGKPYSENMAQQIDKEVQNLIITAYERTKNILKEHRTELEKLAALLLKKEVLEKEDLESILGKRELKALAGSE; encoded by the coding sequence ATGAAACAGTCACATCATAACAAACAAGATTCCGGCACCTCGGAACAGCAAGAACCTAAGCGTCCCTCGGGAGGGTATGGTATTAGCTGGTTTTACATGATGTTCTTTATCTTTTTATTGCTTTTTACTCTCTTTTCCCATCCAGTAACAGGTAGCAGGGAAATTACTTGGTCATTTCTGCAAGATTCCCTTTTAGTTTCAAAGGAGGTGCAGAAAATTATAGTTATTAATAAGGAAGTTGCCGAAATCTATATTAAAAAAGAACGTCTCTCGGATACAAAATACAACGAGGTTCGGGAAAAACTTTTTCAGGAGGAACAAGCTCCCCAATTTAAAATGAATATTGGTTCGGTAGAAACGTTTGAAGACAAACTAGAACGTGCACAGCAGGAATTACCTCCTACTGAAAGAGTTTATGTACAGTACCAAACACGTACCAGTTGGACGAGCATATTGACATGGCTCCTTCCTTTTGGGATCATAATTCTATTTTGGTTATATCTACTCCGCGGCATTGGAAGGAGCAGCAACACTGGCAGCACAATTTTCAACTTTGGGAAATCCGCACCTAAAATCTCTGAGAAAAGCACCAAAACCTTGGTCACATTTAAAGATATCGCAGGACTAAAGGAGGCTAAGGCAGAGGTGATGGAAGTGGTCGATTTCCTAAAAAATCCAGAGAAATATACCAAATTGGGAGCGAAAATACCAAAAGGAGTAATGCTGGTGGGTCCCCCTGGAACTGGTAAAACCCTAATGGCAAAAGCGGTGGCGGGCGAAGCGGATGTGCCCTTTTTTTCCATGTCCGGTTCGGAGTTCGTAGAGATGTTCGTTGGCGTTGGTGCTTCTAGAGTTCGGGACTTATTCAAAAAAGCCAAGGAAAAAGCCCCAAGTATAATTTTTATAGATGAAATCGATGCCGTGGGTCGGTCCCGCGGCAAAATAAATGCATTTCAAGCCAATGACGAGCGCGAAAGTACATTGAACCAATTACTAACAGAACTTGATGGTTTTGGCCCCAATACCGGTGTAATAGTTTTGGCGGCAACCAACCGACCAGACGTTTTGGATAAGGCTTTATTGAGGCCAGGTAGGTTTGACAGACATATCTATTTGGAACTGCCCACCAAAGAGGAACGAAAAGAAATCTTCGGCGTGCACTTACGTCCTTTAAAGCTATCTAAAAAAGTAGATGTGGCAATATTGGCCAAATTAAGTCCTGGATTTTCAGGAGCAGACATCGCCAATATCTGTAACGAAGCAGCCTTGATTGCCGCCAGAAAGAAAAGGAACGAGGTAAAGCAAGAAGATTTTATGGAAGCCCGTGATAGGGTCATTGGGGGCATGGAACGCAAGAGTAAAATTATTTCGCCCAAGGAAAAGGAGATAGTGGCCCATCACGAAGCTGGCCATGCAGTGGCAAGCTGGTATCTCAAAAATGTGGATGCCTTGGTTAAGGTGTCCATTATTCCCAGAGGGAAATCTTTAGGTGCCGCCTGGTACCTGCCCGAAGAACGCCAGATTGTCACCAAATCACAGTTTATGGATCAGATTTGTGCCTCACTGGGAGGGAGAGCTGCTGAGGAAGTTATTTATAATGAAATTTCTTCAGGTGCCCTGGACGATTTGGAAAAAGTAACAAAGCAGGCATACACCATGGTCGCCTATTACGGATTGGACGAAGAAATTGGTCCCATCAGCTACTACGATTCCACGGGCCAAAACGAGCGTGTATTTGGAAAACCTTACAGTGAAAACATGGCACAACAAATTGATAAGGAAGTACAAAATCTTATAATCACGGCTTATGAAAGAACCAAGAATATATTAAAGGAACATCGAACGGAATTGGAAAAACTAGCAGCGCTTTTATTGAAAAAGGAGGTTTTGGAAAAAGAAGATCTGGAAAGTATCCTTGGAAAACGGGAACTAAAAGCATTGGCCGGAAGTGAATAA
- a CDS encoding ferritin: protein MGAKSEFLSEAIVKLLNYRIEQEEFSSRLYLAMSTWATSKGYLGAGKLFETYSKEELMHANKAKTMLLANGLLPDTPALAKPQQEFKSLSHAIEVGFKHEKEITDQCYLLTKTAFDEGNFMVAELGLWYAKEQAEEMDKFQNLLDQLDAFGDSTHALRELDEEMAKMVEPFQ, encoded by the coding sequence ATGGGTGCAAAATCAGAATTTTTGAGTGAGGCGATTGTCAAATTACTCAATTACAGAATAGAGCAAGAGGAATTCTCATCGCGATTATATCTGGCCATGTCCACATGGGCGACCAGTAAAGGGTATCTCGGTGCAGGTAAATTGTTTGAAACGTATAGCAAAGAAGAATTGATGCATGCTAATAAAGCCAAAACAATGCTCTTGGCCAATGGCCTGCTTCCCGATACCCCGGCATTAGCGAAACCACAGCAAGAATTTAAGAGCCTTTCCCATGCCATAGAAGTAGGTTTCAAACATGAAAAGGAAATCACCGATCAATGCTATCTGCTTACCAAGACTGCATTTGATGAAGGTAATTTCATGGTGGCCGAACTTGGACTTTGGTATGCAAAGGAACAGGCAGAAGAAATGGATAAATTCCAGAACTTACTGGATCAATTGGATGCCTTTGGGGACAGTACCCATGCCCTACGTGAGTTGGACGAGGAAATGGCAAAAATGGTGGAACCGTTCCAATGA
- a CDS encoding BON domain-containing protein, whose protein sequence is MKTDAEIKEDVLDELAWQPNVDETEIGVIVDKGVVTLNGVVDSYSKKLNAEKAVKSVVGVKALANDIEVKYGDAYKKTDKEIAKAVVNALEWNSSIPEEDISVKVEDGWVYLTGEVEWEYQKSAAKRAVQNLMGVRSVINNLSIKQDIKPLEVKNLIKKAFERSAELDANNITVISDGHNVTLKGKVHSIKEKEDAETAAYRAPGVYHVNNELRVQYYTEYA, encoded by the coding sequence ATGAAAACAGATGCAGAAATCAAAGAAGATGTTTTGGATGAACTGGCATGGCAACCTAATGTTGACGAAACGGAAATAGGGGTCATCGTTGACAAAGGCGTTGTTACGCTCAATGGTGTTGTAGATAGCTACTCCAAAAAATTAAATGCCGAAAAGGCTGTTAAGAGTGTGGTGGGGGTCAAGGCCCTTGCGAACGATATTGAGGTAAAATATGGGGATGCCTACAAAAAAACAGATAAGGAGATTGCAAAGGCCGTTGTCAATGCCTTGGAGTGGAACTCATCAATTCCCGAAGAGGATATTTCTGTTAAGGTCGAAGATGGATGGGTATACCTTACCGGTGAAGTTGAATGGGAATACCAAAAAAGTGCAGCAAAACGTGCTGTACAAAACTTGATGGGGGTACGCAGCGTCATCAATAACCTAAGTATAAAACAGGACATAAAACCTCTTGAGGTCAAAAACCTGATCAAAAAGGCCTTTGAACGCTCGGCAGAATTGGATGCCAACAATATTACAGTCATAAGCGATGGCCACAATGTAACCTTAAAAGGTAAGGTACATTCGATCAAGGAAAAGGAAGATGCGGAAACTGCCGCCTATAGAGCACCCGGAGTATACCACGTGAATAATGAGTTAAGGGTTCAGTATTATACTGAATATGCATAA
- a CDS encoding FAD-binding oxidoreductase, whose product MSQHIVKILEAHYITHDVKRFAVEKPKGYDFIPGQATQVSINLPEWKDQLRPFTFTSLRELGYLEFMIKIYDDHNGVTKKLGSINAGAELIIHDVFGAIKYKGPGIFIAGGSGITPFISIFRELYKHRNIHGNKLIYSNKTSEDVIMEAELRTMLQNDFINIFTRENIVGFRGIRIDRNFLVKNIADFGQNFYLCGPKAFVENITQLLLDLGATAETLIFEK is encoded by the coding sequence ATGAGCCAGCATATCGTAAAAATATTAGAGGCGCACTACATCACACATGATGTAAAACGTTTTGCTGTGGAAAAGCCTAAAGGATATGATTTTATACCTGGACAGGCCACCCAAGTTTCCATTAATCTCCCAGAATGGAAAGACCAATTAAGACCGTTCACCTTTACCTCTCTTAGAGAACTGGGGTATCTTGAATTCATGATTAAAATTTACGATGATCATAATGGGGTAACCAAAAAGTTGGGCAGCATCAATGCAGGTGCCGAATTGATTATTCATGATGTATTCGGTGCCATAAAATACAAAGGCCCAGGCATTTTCATTGCTGGAGGGTCGGGCATTACCCCTTTTATCTCCATTTTCAGAGAACTCTACAAGCATAGGAACATACATGGCAATAAATTGATCTATTCCAATAAAACATCAGAAGACGTCATTATGGAAGCGGAATTACGAACAATGCTCCAAAATGATTTTATAAATATATTTACCCGTGAGAACATCGTCGGGTTTCGCGGCATTCGGATTGACCGTAATTTCCTTGTTAAAAATATTGCCGACTTTGGACAAAACTTTTATTTATGCGGGCCTAAGGCATTTGTTGAAAATATCACACAACTTTTACTAGATTTAGGAGCCACTGCAGAAACACTCATTTTCGAAAAATAG
- a CDS encoding amidohydrolase family protein encodes MIIDVHTHINNYHEDRVVSLEECLNQLTDTMAENKVDYSLVLTSYKVNEHRPSTKKVVEAISGRNNLGVVAGISYLNYNHRDLYEISDFLEQGLIKGLKLYPGYEPFYPNDNRLKVVYDMAVEYDVPVMFHSGDTYSPTGRVKYSHPLHIDDVAVDNPDMKIVICHVGNPWIKDCMEVVYKNKHVHADFSGLVLGNFSDKFERYMKKELEEMITYAGDPKYLLYGTDWPISNMSSYLNFIKQLDLPEDKKELILWKNAAELFKIDVTKL; translated from the coding sequence ATGATTATCGACGTCCATACCCACATCAATAACTACCATGAAGATCGCGTAGTTTCCCTGGAAGAATGCCTTAACCAACTTACGGACACTATGGCCGAAAACAAGGTAGATTATTCACTGGTTCTTACATCCTATAAGGTAAACGAGCACAGGCCAAGCACCAAAAAGGTAGTGGAAGCCATTAGCGGCAGGAACAATCTGGGTGTAGTTGCTGGAATCAGCTATTTAAATTACAACCATAGGGACCTATATGAAATAAGTGACTTTCTTGAACAGGGTCTCATTAAGGGATTAAAACTGTATCCCGGTTACGAGCCCTTCTATCCAAATGACAATAGGCTCAAGGTGGTCTATGATATGGCCGTGGAGTACGATGTGCCCGTAATGTTCCATTCTGGGGACACATATTCCCCAACGGGAAGGGTAAAATATTCGCATCCCTTACATATTGATGATGTAGCAGTAGACAACCCAGATATGAAAATAGTGATCTGCCATGTGGGCAACCCTTGGATCAAGGACTGTATGGAAGTGGTTTATAAGAACAAACATGTTCATGCCGACTTTTCTGGATTGGTGCTTGGGAATTTTTCAGATAAGTTTGAAAGATATATGAAAAAGGAATTGGAAGAAATGATCACCTATGCCGGTGACCCAAAATATCTTTTGTACGGTACAGATTGGCCCATTTCCAACATGTCATCCTATCTTAATTTCATAAAACAACTAGATCTTCCAGAAGACAAAAAGGAACTTATCCTGTGGAAAAACGCTGCCGAACTGTTTAAGATTGATGTCACCAAGCTATAA
- a CDS encoding alpha/beta hydrolase: protein MNRSMLKYILYLGIFLGILSCKSSHTSLKQGHEKTNPIVLEHSLDIPKLNRSRQIRIYLPLGYYESDRSYPVLYMQDGQNLFDDATSYAGEWGVDESLNALATKTGLKIIVVGIDNGQEKRINELSPWENKKYGKAEGEEFVEFMVHKLKPFIDSNFRTLPNRKNTSLMGSSLGGLISHYALFQYPDVFGKAAIFSPSYWYADEVYDFTKKHPLPRNTKIFMLVGEKEEGMVKPAKKMYQLILGTGQKRKNLKWVSDPEGEHNERFWRRQFTPAMEWLYLGKK from the coding sequence ATGAATCGTAGTATGCTAAAATATATCCTGTACCTAGGAATCTTCCTTGGAATCCTTTCGTGTAAATCATCCCACACAAGCCTTAAACAAGGCCACGAAAAAACGAACCCCATCGTTTTGGAACATAGCCTTGACATTCCAAAATTAAACCGTTCCAGGCAGATCAGGATATACCTGCCACTAGGGTATTACGAGTCGGACCGGTCCTACCCTGTCCTCTATATGCAGGACGGACAGAATTTATTTGATGATGCCACTTCCTATGCAGGGGAATGGGGCGTGGATGAAAGTTTAAACGCCCTGGCTACAAAAACAGGGTTGAAAATTATTGTTGTTGGGATTGATAACGGTCAGGAAAAACGAATCAATGAGTTGAGTCCATGGGAGAATAAGAAATACGGTAAGGCCGAAGGAGAGGAATTCGTGGAATTTATGGTACACAAGCTAAAACCATTTATCGATAGTAATTTCAGAACCCTCCCCAACCGAAAAAACACATCCTTGATGGGCAGTTCCCTTGGGGGATTGATTTCTCATTATGCCCTGTTCCAATATCCCGATGTATTTGGCAAGGCCGCCATCTTTTCTCCTTCGTACTGGTATGCTGATGAAGTCTATGATTTCACCAAAAAACATCCACTTCCAAGGAACACCAAAATTTTTATGTTGGTAGGTGAAAAGGAGGAAGGCATGGTAAAACCTGCCAAAAAAATGTACCAACTAATATTGGGAACAGGGCAGAAAAGGAAAAACCTCAAATGGGTCTCCGATCCTGAAGGGGAACACAACGAACGTTTTTGGCGCAGACAATTTACCCCTGCCATGGAATGGCTATATCTCGGTAAAAAGTAA
- a CDS encoding efflux RND transporter permease subunit — translation MEKIIGYKKIVVLGFALLALAAVFSLSGLKFSFDLQPFFPEGDEELEFYQDFVSEFGTDDSYLFIAIENRSTVFDNGFLERFHQFSLDAKTLPFVNRSESLTTLSYPLKTSFGYMGLPIIHREDTTAYKEDWRRIQEENIFVNSLIDTQATSLVVVLETDENLDYSQSKELLGGMEVLLAKHHLDTYHVLGRAPFYKAIVELQKSELIFTTIASSVLVILMLFLIYRKAAIIGIAFTSIGISLVLFLGVVVLMGKELTALSAFYPILILIVGVSDVIHLMDKYLKELDSGKSNTSAMVVALKGVGVPTFLTSMTTALGFLSLLTSKLEGIRDFGLISAIGVMVTFVTVMVLGSALLVLVNKRYLLRDNVGFSWSSGKLTQIQKFTGNHGRAIIVGSLIFGLVCLVGVFNINTNYRFYKSLPKNSRIASDFQYFQTNYAGSRPLEVAVIAKNNHVVSDYNVLKEMDKLEMRLQKEPAIKSIQSVTTFYKFANKANHLNKSSYYSLPATKEEFDLLTNDVQKLSRKRYSRFVNEDGSKARITARVLDVGSDSLVHIYKGINHFIDNEIDTTKVAFSLTGKGYLLDTNANDVRNSILQGLLAAIFLVGLLMAFIFRNFKVLFISVTVNIFPLMFCGALLGFLEIPLEATISIVFALVFGISVDDTIHFLSKYKICLAEGLSKERALGKTFSETGRALVITTLILFFGFAVMLFSNSEPSLIIGLLAAVTLLSALVFDLLLLPVLIRKYL, via the coding sequence ATGGAGAAGATTATTGGATATAAAAAAATTGTCGTTTTAGGTTTTGCTCTTTTGGCACTGGCCGCAGTTTTTTCTTTGTCCGGACTCAAATTTTCATTTGATCTACAGCCTTTTTTTCCTGAAGGAGACGAGGAACTGGAGTTTTATCAAGATTTTGTCTCGGAATTTGGCACAGATGACAGCTATCTTTTTATTGCAATTGAAAATAGAAGCACCGTTTTTGATAACGGTTTTTTAGAACGTTTCCATCAATTTTCATTGGATGCCAAAACCCTGCCTTTTGTAAATCGAAGTGAATCCCTTACCACCTTATCCTATCCACTAAAAACCTCTTTCGGGTATATGGGTCTTCCCATCATACATCGGGAGGATACCACAGCCTATAAAGAGGATTGGAGGCGTATCCAAGAGGAGAATATTTTTGTAAATTCCTTAATTGATACCCAAGCAACCTCATTGGTAGTGGTTCTGGAAACGGATGAAAATCTGGATTATTCCCAATCCAAGGAACTGCTAGGCGGCATGGAAGTACTTTTAGCAAAGCATCATTTGGATACGTATCATGTTCTGGGAAGGGCGCCCTTTTATAAGGCAATTGTGGAACTTCAAAAGAGCGAACTTATATTTACCACCATTGCATCATCTGTGTTGGTTATATTGATGCTTTTTTTGATCTATAGAAAGGCCGCCATTATTGGAATTGCCTTTACTTCCATTGGTATTTCATTAGTGCTTTTTTTGGGCGTTGTAGTGCTGATGGGAAAGGAGCTTACTGCCCTTTCTGCCTTTTATCCCATTCTCATTTTGATTGTAGGTGTTTCCGATGTGATTCATCTGATGGACAAATACCTTAAGGAATTGGATTCCGGTAAATCCAACACTTCGGCCATGGTTGTTGCCTTAAAGGGTGTTGGCGTGCCCACCTTTCTGACCTCTATGACCACGGCTTTGGGATTCCTATCGTTGCTGACCTCTAAATTGGAGGGGATTCGCGATTTTGGTCTTATTTCCGCCATAGGGGTTATGGTCACTTTCGTTACTGTAATGGTACTGGGTAGTGCATTGTTGGTTCTTGTGAACAAGAGGTACTTATTGCGGGATAATGTTGGATTTTCTTGGAGCAGTGGGAAACTCACGCAAATACAGAAATTTACTGGGAACCATGGTAGGGCCATTATAGTTGGCAGTCTTATTTTTGGGTTGGTATGCCTCGTTGGTGTCTTTAATATCAATACCAATTATAGGTTCTATAAAAGTCTTCCAAAGAACAGCAGAATAGCTTCCGATTTTCAGTATTTCCAAACCAATTATGCCGGCTCCAGACCTTTGGAAGTAGCCGTAATAGCAAAAAATAATCATGTGGTATCTGATTATAATGTATTGAAGGAAATGGACAAATTGGAAATGCGCCTGCAAAAAGAACCGGCCATCAAGAGCATACAATCCGTGACCACTTTTTATAAGTTTGCGAATAAGGCCAACCATTTGAACAAAAGTAGCTATTACTCCTTACCCGCAACCAAGGAGGAATTTGACCTTCTTACGAACGATGTGCAGAAGTTGAGCAGAAAGAGATATTCCAGGTTTGTGAATGAAGACGGTTCCAAAGCCAGGATAACAGCTCGGGTTTTAGACGTTGGTTCAGACAGTTTGGTACATATTTATAAGGGCATAAACCATTTTATAGACAATGAAATTGATACGACCAAAGTAGCTTTTTCCCTTACGGGCAAAGGCTATCTATTGGACACCAATGCCAATGATGTGCGCAATAGTATTTTACAGGGCTTGTTGGCCGCAATTTTTTTGGTCGGGTTGTTAATGGCTTTTATTTTTAGAAACTTCAAAGTGCTCTTTATTTCTGTTACGGTCAATATCTTTCCCTTAATGTTCTGTGGTGCTTTGTTGGGGTTTTTAGAAATTCCGCTGGAAGCAACCATATCTATTGTATTTGCCTTGGTTTTTGGAATATCAGTGGACGATACCATTCATTTTTTGAGCAAGTATAAAATTTGTCTGGCCGAAGGACTATCCAAGGAAAGAGCACTGGGCAAGACTTTTTCAGAAACAGGTCGCGCCCTGGTGATTACCACACTAATCTTATTTTTTGGATTTGCAGTGATGTTGTTTTCCAATAGCGAACCCAGTTTGATCATTGGCCTGTTGGCAGCCGTAACCTTGTTGAGCGCTTTAGTATTTGATCTTCTATTATTGCCGGTCCTGATCCGTAAATATTTGTAA
- a CDS encoding DUF547 domain-containing protein, with protein sequence MKALSVLFILFLPLISFEHSKEGVSQNEKINFNELSEQFLRNIKEGKDTKDIQNILATTNLEALESGLKTNDQKTAFWLNIYNAYIQVILSKNPELYQDRGSFFKKEQINIAGNMLSFADIEHGMVRKSQWEYGLGYIRKWFPGKFERKLRVEERDYRIHFALNCGAKDCPPVAIYDADRLEEQLAKGTKRFLTETSEYKSDTKEAAITSLFSWFRGDFGGKGGTKKILKKNGIINSTKGVDLVYKNYDWTLYLDNFIEL encoded by the coding sequence ATGAAAGCACTCAGCGTATTATTTATTCTTTTTTTACCATTGATATCCTTTGAACATAGCAAGGAAGGTGTTTCACAAAATGAAAAGATCAATTTCAATGAACTGTCAGAACAGTTTCTTAGGAATATAAAGGAGGGGAAGGATACCAAGGATATTCAAAACATTTTGGCCACTACCAATTTAGAGGCGTTGGAATCAGGATTGAAAACAAACGACCAGAAAACCGCTTTTTGGCTGAATATTTACAATGCCTACATTCAGGTTATATTGTCCAAAAACCCCGAACTATACCAAGATAGGGGCAGTTTCTTTAAAAAGGAACAGATTAATATTGCGGGCAATATGCTCTCTTTTGCAGATATTGAACACGGCATGGTGCGTAAATCACAATGGGAATACGGTTTGGGCTATATCAGAAAGTGGTTTCCCGGTAAATTTGAACGGAAACTACGCGTGGAAGAGAGAGATTACCGCATACATTTTGCCCTTAATTGTGGTGCCAAAGATTGTCCTCCTGTAGCCATTTACGATGCTGATAGATTGGAGGAACAACTAGCAAAGGGTACCAAGCGTTTCTTGACCGAAACATCTGAATACAAAAGCGACACAAAGGAAGCTGCCATCACTTCTTTGTTCAGTTGGTTCAGGGGCGACTTCGGTGGGAAAGGTGGAACCAAGAAAATCCTAAAGAAGAATGGCATCATAAATAGCACAAAAGGTGTGGATCTAGTCTATAAAAACTATGATTGGACCCTTTATTTGGATAATTTTATTGAATTGTAA
- a CDS encoding TIGR04283 family arsenosugar biosynthesis glycosyltransferase encodes MLSIIIPAHNEKENIESLISILSAQLKQNPTLQVEVLVILSGGNTDGTEHIKTTGPFHIIQCQGKGRAVQMNLGAQIAKGNILAFLHADSIPPNGFLSNIYETIGSGYGAGLFSYKFDKSGLLLKINEFFTAKDGLFTGAGDQCLFITKANFESLKGFNEEQVIMEDFEFWGKIKKHKIPYKIVNNNLVVSARKYDYNSYLRVNFTNLVLFLMFKTGFTPEKIKTTHNTMLNLPNDNYK; translated from the coding sequence ATGCTAAGCATTATTATCCCAGCACATAACGAAAAAGAGAATATTGAAAGCCTCATCAGTATACTTTCAGCACAGCTGAAGCAAAACCCAACCTTGCAAGTAGAAGTTTTGGTAATCCTCTCTGGTGGAAATACAGACGGTACTGAACATATAAAAACTACGGGGCCCTTTCATATCATTCAATGCCAAGGAAAAGGCAGGGCCGTACAAATGAACTTGGGGGCTCAAATAGCAAAAGGAAATATCTTGGCATTTTTACATGCCGATAGTATTCCTCCAAACGGCTTCTTGAGCAATATTTATGAGACCATTGGCAGCGGTTATGGCGCAGGCCTTTTTTCATATAAATTTGATAAGAGTGGCCTACTTCTTAAAATCAATGAATTTTTTACTGCAAAAGACGGACTTTTTACTGGAGCAGGTGACCAATGTCTCTTCATCACCAAGGCTAATTTTGAAAGCTTGAAAGGATTTAATGAGGAACAGGTGATCATGGAAGATTTTGAGTTCTGGGGTAAAATCAAGAAACATAAAATTCCCTATAAAATTGTAAACAATAACTTGGTGGTGTCTGCTAGAAAATACGATTACAATTCATACCTGCGTGTCAATTTCACCAATCTAGTCCTTTTTCTTATGTTTAAAACAGGCTTTACGCCAGAAAAAATCAAGACCACCCATAATACCATGCTCAACCTTCCCAATGATAATTATAAATAA
- a CDS encoding acetyl-CoA carboxylase biotin carboxyl carrier protein subunit: MNKKFEVTVDDTYSFTIPLADLEQLDTTPMGPLKYHVLQNSKPFKAEVVKSDMDQRSYSVKINNKPYHIKITDELDLLIKEMGFALGSSKQIDSIKAPMPGLILDIHVTPGQSVKEGDPLLILEAMKMENIITSPREGVIKAVPINKGTAIDKGQLLIEFE, translated from the coding sequence ATGAATAAAAAGTTTGAAGTAACTGTAGATGACACCTACAGTTTTACCATTCCTTTAGCAGATTTGGAACAACTGGACACGACCCCTATGGGTCCTTTAAAATACCACGTGCTTCAAAATAGCAAACCCTTTAAGGCAGAAGTGGTAAAGTCGGATATGGACCAAAGGTCATATTCGGTCAAGATCAATAATAAACCCTATCACATTAAAATCACCGATGAACTTGATCTTTTGATCAAGGAAATGGGATTTGCCCTTGGTTCTTCCAAACAGATCGATTCCATCAAGGCTCCAATGCCAGGTTTGATTTTAGATATCCATGTGACCCCCGGACAATCGGTAAAAGAAGGTGATCCCCTTTTAATATTGGAGGCCATGAAAATGGAAAACATCATCACCTCGCCAAGAGAAGGAGTCATTAAGGCGGTCCCCATTAATAAGGGTACGGCCATTGACAAGGGACAGTTATTAATAGAATTCGAATAA